A stretch of the Duncaniella dubosii genome encodes the following:
- a CDS encoding Lrp/AsnC family transcriptional regulator, which produces MSRQHFDTLDFKILEMLSNNARKPFLEIARETNVSGAAIHQRIQKLTSSGIIRGFETIIDPPSVGYETCAYIGFILNDPTKFDEVVERLKAIPEVVDCHFTTGSYDVFAKIFAHNNAHLLEVIHKKLRLGIGRTETLISFKEVFKRPIPILHENME; this is translated from the coding sequence ATGTCACGACAACACTTCGATACTCTTGATTTCAAGATTCTTGAGATGCTCTCCAATAATGCGCGCAAGCCATTTCTCGAAATTGCGCGGGAAACCAATGTTTCGGGAGCGGCCATACACCAGCGCATACAAAAACTAACATCCTCTGGCATTATACGTGGGTTTGAGACCATCATCGATCCGCCTTCGGTTGGCTATGAGACATGCGCCTACATAGGTTTTATCCTCAATGACCCCACAAAGTTCGATGAAGTCGTTGAGCGCCTGAAGGCGATTCCCGAAGTTGTCGACTGCCATTTCACCACCGGCAGCTATGATGTGTTTGCCAAGATATTCGCCCATAATAACGCGCATCTTCTTGAAGTGATCCACAAAAAACTGCGTCTAGGTATCGGACGTACGGAAACACTAATCTCTTTTAAAGAGGTGTTTAAACGCCCGATTCCGATTCTGCATGAAAACATGGAATAA
- a CDS encoding putative LPS assembly protein LptD, producing MRSSHIYIVALVLLCALSMGAFPRQVDPDSVAVPSGPLPAVTDSAESMSARPHSDSLSRLLQRRMTASPDTELQSSSRSAVMDRTLLPADSAQYPDSASAIAGDSLGYAADSATSVINRHTYVADTTRRRRLSRTRIAPPEKGSRIVRSKVDLDNAVDFSAKDSLVLYGRNNAYMYGSSKVEYGTLKLDAQEIQMNLDNSTVYAIGGIDSIGDAFGTPVFEDNGTSYESETMRYNFKTEQGFITNVKTQQGEGYVVGGQTKKVGEDTYYTQNAKYTTCDDHDHPHFYLQMTKAKMRPGKDVVSGPAYMVLAGLPLPLAVPFGYFPFSEKYSSGIIFPSFGDDYNRGYYLSNGGYYFAISDNMDLALTGEIYTLGSWGLRANSAYVKRYKYSGNFNISYLQTVTGDKGMPDYSKSTNFQVLWSHSQDSKANPNMSLSASVNFTTSGYTRNDLNSYYSNDFTQNTKSSTVNMTYRFPNSKWSLSTTANVSQRSQDSTLAVSFPNFTLTMSQVYPFKRKRAVGEEKWYEKIKLSYSGQFNNSLTAKQDEFFKKSLVKDWRNGMRHSIPVSATFNLFKYLNLTPSINLTDRMYTTKVRRQWDPNASAEVLDTTYSFYNVWDFNAAVALDTKIYGFFQPLPFLGDKVKMIRHVLTPTISFSGAPDFASPFFGYYGNYQYPDAQGNMQTRTYSYFPNSLFGVPGQGKTGALSISLANNLEMKVKSDNDSIGEKKVSLIENLTLSQSYNFAADSMRWSNLNTSIMLRLVKNFNLNLSATWDVYTYALNAAGNPVRVNKLRISEGKGWGKLSSTGTSFSYTFNNDTFKKLFGRDKDKDKNNDKNNDKNNDKNNSMDQNFAEDTSDYQGSDKRKSKKSSNMEFDDDGYMKWSVPWNLTFNYSVNYGYGEFDYDKLEYKGKITQNLSFSGNIRPTANWNFGFSASYNFDTKKLAYMNCNISRDMHCFTMRASFVPVGPYKSYNFHISVKSSLLADLKYDKRSSYSNGVSWY from the coding sequence TTGAGATCTTCTCACATCTACATAGTTGCTTTAGTGCTACTATGCGCCCTCTCGATGGGCGCATTCCCACGTCAGGTCGACCCTGATTCTGTCGCAGTCCCTTCCGGACCGCTTCCCGCTGTGACTGATTCGGCGGAAAGCATGTCCGCGCGTCCGCATTCCGACTCTCTGTCACGCCTTCTGCAGCGTCGCATGACAGCCAGTCCCGACACAGAACTGCAGTCCTCTTCACGGTCTGCCGTTATGGACCGCACTCTGCTGCCGGCCGACTCCGCACAATATCCCGACTCGGCCTCTGCGATCGCCGGCGATTCACTCGGCTACGCCGCTGATTCGGCTACATCCGTAATAAACCGACACACATATGTGGCCGACACCACGCGCCGCCGACGTCTGAGTCGCACGCGAATAGCACCGCCTGAAAAAGGCTCGCGGATTGTCCGATCGAAAGTCGACCTTGACAACGCCGTCGACTTTTCAGCCAAAGACTCCCTTGTGCTCTACGGACGCAACAACGCATATATGTATGGCAGCTCCAAAGTGGAATACGGCACTCTGAAGCTTGACGCGCAGGAAATCCAGATGAATCTTGACAACTCTACGGTCTACGCCATCGGAGGCATAGACTCTATCGGCGACGCATTCGGGACACCGGTCTTCGAAGACAACGGCACAAGCTATGAGTCGGAGACAATGCGCTACAATTTCAAGACCGAACAAGGATTCATCACCAATGTCAAGACTCAGCAGGGCGAAGGATATGTGGTGGGCGGCCAGACCAAAAAGGTCGGCGAAGACACATATTATACGCAAAATGCCAAATACACCACATGCGACGACCATGACCATCCTCACTTCTATCTCCAGATGACGAAGGCTAAGATGCGTCCGGGCAAAGATGTGGTAAGCGGCCCTGCCTACATGGTGCTCGCCGGACTTCCACTCCCTCTTGCAGTGCCGTTCGGCTACTTCCCATTCTCCGAAAAATATTCGTCGGGCATCATCTTTCCATCGTTCGGCGACGACTACAACCGTGGCTATTATCTGAGCAACGGAGGATATTACTTTGCCATCAGCGACAACATGGACCTTGCGCTAACAGGCGAAATCTACACCCTTGGCTCATGGGGTCTGCGTGCAAACTCCGCCTACGTGAAACGCTACAAGTATTCGGGAAATTTCAACATATCCTATCTTCAGACCGTCACCGGCGACAAGGGAATGCCCGACTATTCCAAATCGACCAACTTTCAGGTCCTCTGGAGCCACAGTCAGGATTCCAAGGCCAATCCCAACATGAGCCTCTCGGCGAGTGTCAACTTCACTACAAGCGGATATACACGCAACGACCTGAATTCATACTATTCCAACGACTTCACCCAGAACACAAAGAGCAGCACTGTCAACATGACCTACCGTTTCCCCAACTCGAAATGGTCACTGTCGACCACCGCCAATGTCTCGCAGCGTTCACAAGACTCCACTCTTGCGGTCTCGTTCCCGAACTTCACACTTACAATGTCGCAGGTCTATCCTTTCAAACGCAAACGCGCGGTCGGCGAAGAAAAATGGTATGAGAAAATCAAGCTCTCTTATTCGGGACAATTCAACAATTCACTGACAGCGAAACAAGACGAGTTCTTCAAGAAGAGCCTCGTGAAAGACTGGCGCAACGGCATGCGCCACAGCATCCCGGTAAGCGCTACGTTCAACCTCTTCAAATATCTCAATCTCACGCCATCCATCAATCTCACCGACCGCATGTATACTACAAAGGTGCGTCGCCAGTGGGATCCTAACGCATCGGCCGAAGTGCTCGACACCACATACAGTTTCTATAATGTATGGGACTTCAACGCCGCAGTGGCCCTTGATACAAAAATCTACGGCTTCTTCCAGCCGCTGCCGTTTCTCGGCGACAAGGTGAAAATGATACGCCACGTCCTGACACCGACCATATCCTTCTCAGGCGCTCCCGATTTCGCGTCACCGTTCTTCGGCTACTACGGCAACTATCAGTATCCCGACGCTCAGGGCAACATGCAGACACGCACCTATTCCTACTTCCCGAATTCACTGTTCGGCGTACCGGGTCAGGGCAAAACCGGAGCGCTCAGCATATCGCTCGCCAATAACCTTGAAATGAAGGTCAAGTCTGACAACGACTCCATCGGGGAGAAAAAAGTCTCGCTGATAGAAAACCTGACGCTCTCACAAAGCTACAACTTTGCCGCCGACTCGATGCGATGGTCAAACCTCAACACATCCATCATGCTCAGACTCGTCAAGAATTTCAATCTTAACCTGTCGGCGACATGGGATGTCTACACCTACGCGCTCAATGCCGCAGGAAATCCTGTCAGGGTCAACAAGCTCCGTATTTCCGAAGGCAAAGGCTGGGGCAAGCTTTCAAGTACCGGCACTTCGTTCAGCTACACATTCAACAACGACACCTTCAAAAAACTCTTTGGCAGAGACAAGGACAAAGATAAGAACAACGATAAGAACAACGACAAGAACAACGACAAGAACAACTCCATGGACCAGAATTTTGCCGAAGATACGTCAGACTATCAGGGTAGCGACAAACGCAAAAGCAAAAAAAGTTCAAATATGGAGTTTGACGACGACGGTTATATGAAATGGTCTGTCCCGTGGAATCTGACGTTCAACTACTCGGTCAACTACGGCTACGGCGAGTTTGACTACGACAAGCTTGAATACAAAGGCAAGATAACCCAGAACCTCTCGTTCTCAGGCAACATCCGCCCTACTGCCAACTGGAATTTCGGATTCTCCGCGAGCTATAACTTCGACACAAAAAAACTTGCCTACATGAACTGTAATATATCCCGCGACATGCACTGCTTCACCATGCGGGCAAGCTTCGTCCCTGTAGGTCCGTACAAGAGCTACAATTTCCATATTTCGGTCAAATCATCACTTCTCGCCGATCTCAAATACGATAAACGGTCATCATACTCAAATGGCGTCAGCTGGTATTAA
- a CDS encoding outer membrane beta-barrel protein, translated as MKKILLIMCAVIGMAISAHAQRAQLQIGYGGYTQMDATDMHDGGTINNAWGALTAGVNFKVAPSFYLGASYTFSSASYKHEDDANAYYHVIMLNGRYDYYRNSIVKLYAHLGVGVDITHITVDDWSENKAYFAFQASPLGAEVGLSRVTSFFGELGFGAQGLLQVGFRFNL; from the coding sequence ATGAAAAAAATTCTTCTTATCATGTGTGCCGTCATCGGGATGGCCATTAGTGCACATGCTCAAAGAGCACAGCTTCAAATCGGTTATGGCGGCTACACACAGATGGATGCGACCGACATGCACGACGGTGGTACAATCAACAACGCATGGGGCGCTCTTACAGCCGGTGTCAACTTCAAGGTTGCTCCAAGCTTCTATCTCGGAGCGAGCTACACATTCTCAAGCGCAAGCTACAAACATGAGGACGATGCCAACGCCTACTACCATGTAATCATGCTCAACGGCCGTTATGACTATTACCGCAACAGCATTGTCAAGCTCTATGCCCATCTGGGAGTCGGTGTCGACATCACTCACATCACCGTCGACGACTGGTCAGAGAACAAGGCTTACTTCGCATTTCAAGCCTCTCCCTTAGGAGCGGAGGTTGGTCTCAGCCGAGTGACAAGCTTCTTCGGCGAACTCGGCTTCGGCGCACAGGGCCTTCTCCAAGTCGGTTTCCGTTTCAATCTTTAA
- a CDS encoding RNA polymerase sigma factor, translating to MSKEAKLDDEKLVERLRDPSTCREAFGDLIKTYSEPLYRQIRRTVQSHEDTDDILQNTFLKAWQNIENFRGDAKLSTWLYKIAINESLSFLEKERKRRGLSLDDEESGMISLIQADTNIDGDRLAQRLREAIATLPEKQRLVFNMRYYDDMKYEQMSEIMGTSVGALKASYHLAVKKIEQFFEDSD from the coding sequence ATGAGCAAAGAGGCAAAACTTGACGATGAAAAACTTGTGGAACGCCTGAGAGATCCTTCGACGTGCCGCGAGGCTTTCGGCGACCTTATCAAGACCTACTCCGAACCGCTCTATCGCCAGATACGACGCACGGTCCAGTCTCACGAGGATACTGACGATATTCTGCAAAACACCTTTCTGAAAGCATGGCAAAACATCGAAAATTTCAGAGGCGATGCAAAACTGTCGACATGGCTATATAAAATAGCCATCAACGAGAGCCTTTCATTCCTTGAAAAAGAACGCAAAAGACGCGGACTCTCACTCGACGACGAGGAATCCGGAATGATATCCCTTATTCAGGCCGACACCAACATCGACGGCGACAGGCTTGCACAGAGACTGCGTGAGGCCATAGCCACCCTCCCTGAAAAACAGCGCCTCGTTTTCAATATGCGATACTACGACGATATGAAATATGAACAGATGTCGGAAATAATGGGGACATCGGTCGGAGCTTTGAAAGCATCTTACCACCTTGCCGTCAAAAAAATCGAACAATTTTTCGAAGATAGCGATTAA
- a CDS encoding Spy/CpxP family protein refolding chaperone — protein MKKIALSLILILSTIILPLSAQTRPSGREREVWMKEMQQYKNDFIAKKLVLTDEQKAKFLPLYTTMDEEIRKAQGETEKLYRQTLKKDSKATDLEYEKAAEAVYELKGRENEIEMKYFKEFKQILTPRQLFQLKDAERDFTRELMKQHRRRRK, from the coding sequence ATGAAAAAGATTGCCCTTTCACTCATCCTCATCCTTTCCACGATTATCTTGCCTCTAAGCGCCCAGACAAGACCATCCGGCCGTGAACGTGAAGTATGGATGAAAGAAATGCAGCAGTACAAAAACGACTTCATAGCAAAAAAACTTGTCCTGACTGATGAGCAGAAGGCTAAATTCCTCCCGCTTTACACAACTATGGACGAGGAAATACGCAAAGCGCAGGGCGAAACGGAAAAGCTCTACCGCCAGACCCTGAAAAAAGACAGCAAGGCCACAGATCTTGAATATGAGAAAGCTGCCGAAGCTGTCTATGAGCTTAAAGGCCGGGAGAATGAAATAGAGATGAAATATTTCAAGGAATTCAAACAGATTCTCACTCCACGTCAGCTCTTCCAGCTTAAAGACGCCGAGCGTGATTTCACGCGTGAGCTTATGAAACAACACCGCCGGCGGCGCAAATAA